From a region of the Candidatus Sulfotelmatobacter sp. genome:
- a CDS encoding proton-conducting transporter membrane subunit, which translates to MSTLSWLVVIVPGALAVATALLPSRAGRPLTAAGGLVAAALMLLDAFGAGRPALDALSGLFLIPVAVVYGGVGLYAAWYVAAESRDDAAGERYRRQFLALTNAFACAEAVVPLLSNMAGLWVAMEVTTILAALLVRLQGTDGALEAAWKYILIASCGLAIGLVGVVVLYDAGTSVLGAHYAPEWSAYVHAAKGLDPNAVRLAFLLALIGFGTKMGLAPMHTWLPDAHGAGPTPTSAMLSGVLLSDALYVILRFAGITNASVGDTMTHRLFGIVGIISLALAAFFLLQQRDIKRMLAYSSIEHMGVVAVGLAFGAPLAIAGALLHTINHAASKSLAFLSAGRLAERYETREIAGIRGGIRSLPVSGVLFALAGLSLAGLPPFGVFRSELMILAGGFGRTPWFAAIVAVLLTIAFAGLLRWVTATTTGDPPEHTRRGERALVPIAGMCIGLIVVIGLGLVVPEPLVALIARAQALFEGSP; encoded by the coding sequence ATGAGCACGCTCTCGTGGCTCGTCGTCATCGTGCCCGGGGCGCTGGCCGTCGCGACGGCGCTGCTTCCCTCGCGCGCCGGGCGGCCGCTGACGGCCGCCGGCGGCCTGGTCGCCGCCGCGCTGATGCTGCTCGACGCGTTCGGCGCCGGACGTCCGGCGCTCGACGCGCTCTCCGGGCTCTTCCTGATCCCGGTCGCGGTGGTGTACGGCGGGGTCGGCCTCTACGCGGCCTGGTACGTCGCGGCCGAGAGCCGCGACGACGCGGCCGGCGAGCGCTACCGGCGGCAATTCCTCGCGCTCACCAACGCCTTCGCCTGCGCCGAAGCCGTCGTGCCGCTGCTCTCGAACATGGCCGGCTTGTGGGTCGCGATGGAGGTCACCACGATCCTGGCGGCGCTGCTCGTTCGCCTGCAGGGCACCGACGGCGCGTTGGAGGCGGCCTGGAAGTACATCCTGATCGCCTCCTGCGGTCTGGCGATCGGCCTGGTCGGCGTGGTCGTGCTCTACGACGCCGGCACCAGCGTGCTCGGCGCGCACTACGCGCCGGAGTGGAGCGCGTACGTGCACGCCGCCAAGGGTCTCGACCCGAACGCCGTGCGGCTGGCGTTCTTGTTGGCGTTGATCGGCTTCGGCACCAAGATGGGCCTCGCGCCGATGCACACCTGGCTGCCCGACGCGCACGGCGCGGGCCCCACGCCGACCAGCGCAATGCTCTCCGGCGTCTTGCTCTCCGACGCGCTCTACGTCATCCTCCGCTTCGCCGGCATCACCAATGCCAGCGTCGGCGACACCATGACCCACCGGCTGTTCGGCATCGTCGGCATCATCTCGCTCGCGCTCGCGGCCTTTTTCTTGCTGCAGCAGCGCGACATCAAACGCATGCTGGCGTACTCGAGCATCGAGCACATGGGCGTCGTCGCGGTCGGGCTGGCCTTCGGCGCGCCGCTGGCGATCGCCGGCGCGCTGCTGCACACCATCAACCACGCCGCCTCCAAGTCGCTGGCCTTCCTCTCCGCGGGACGCCTCGCCGAGCGCTACGAGACGCGCGAGATCGCCGGCATCCGGGGCGGCATCCGCAGCCTGCCGGTTTCGGGCGTGCTGTTCGCGTTGGCGGGTCTCTCGCTGGCCGGCTTGCCGCCGTTCGGCGTCTTCCGCAGCGAGCTGATGATCCTCGCCGGCGGCTTCGGGCGCACGCCCTGGTTCGCCGCGATCGTCGCCGTCCTGCTGACGATCGCGTTCGCCGGACTGCTGCGCTGGGTCACCGCGACCACGACCGGCGACCCGCCGGAGCACACGCGGCGCGGCGAGCGCGCGCTCGTGCCGATCGCCGGGATGTGCATCGGGCTGATCGTCGTGATCGGCCTGGGCCTGGTCGTACCGGAGCCGCTGGTCGCGCTGATCGCCCGCGCGCAAGCGCTGTTCGAGGGCTCGCCGTGA
- a CDS encoding FAD binding domain-containing protein: MSRQLAVIGGSDACIATHPSDMAVAMRALDATVETVRPDGSTRAIPIADFHRLPGATPHVETSLDPGELITHVTLPKPVGGKHLYHKVRDRASYAFALVSIAAIVQPDGSGRVAVGGIAPKPWRVAAADAELPRGSQAVATQLLAGAKPTSENAFKLRLVQRTLAAVIAQAKASV, from the coding sequence GTGAGCCGCCAGCTGGCCGTCATCGGCGGCAGCGACGCCTGCATCGCCACGCACCCGAGTGACATGGCCGTCGCCATGCGCGCGCTCGACGCGACGGTGGAGACCGTCCGGCCCGACGGCTCGACGCGAGCCATCCCGATCGCCGACTTCCACCGTCTGCCGGGTGCGACACCCCACGTCGAGACGAGCCTGGATCCGGGCGAGCTGATCACCCATGTGACGCTGCCCAAGCCCGTCGGCGGAAAGCACCTCTACCACAAGGTGCGCGATCGGGCGTCGTACGCGTTCGCGCTCGTCTCGATCGCGGCGATCGTTCAGCCCGACGGCTCCGGCCGCGTCGCGGTCGGCGGCATCGCGCCGAAGCCGTGGCGGGTGGCGGCGGCGGACGCGGAGCTGCCGCGCGGCTCGCAAGCCGTCGCGACGCAACTGCTGGCCGGCGCGAAGCCGACCAGCGAGAACGCGTTCAAGCTTCGGCTCGTGCAGCGCACGCTGGCCGCGGTCATCGCCCAGGCCAAGGCGTCCGTATGA
- a CDS encoding NADH-quinone oxidoreductase subunit H — translation MTLTPLAVQACQVGATLFVSPLLTGLIARASAIVQGKRGPSIWQVYRDIVKLLRKQRVTPDVASPVFRIAPYVACGCYATVATLIPVLTTYPLPGATYGDILGGAFVLALAGFVTALAALDGGSQYTSIGASRATMVGILVEPTLIFVFFSVAFITGTDLPYAMNALLSHSVAAVVRPAHLFAMAAFFLMLLVDTGRIPIESSSATIEFGMIDDARLFEHAGPEMGLFKWGASMKQFVLYTIFCNVLFLPPGLAATGSVGAVALALVTVFGKMLIVGAVVVVIDTSFAKLRLYKITEFIATGLLLAVLAVVTWAARVG, via the coding sequence GTGACCTTGACGCCCTTGGCCGTCCAGGCGTGTCAGGTCGGAGCGACGCTGTTCGTCTCTCCGCTGCTCACCGGACTCATCGCCCGCGCCTCCGCGATCGTGCAGGGCAAACGCGGGCCGTCGATCTGGCAGGTCTATCGCGACATCGTGAAGCTGCTGCGCAAGCAGCGCGTCACGCCCGACGTCGCCTCGCCCGTCTTTCGCATCGCGCCCTACGTGGCATGCGGCTGCTACGCGACCGTCGCGACGCTGATCCCGGTCCTGACGACGTATCCGTTGCCCGGCGCCACCTATGGCGACATCCTCGGCGGCGCGTTCGTCCTCGCGCTGGCGGGCTTCGTCACCGCGCTCGCCGCTCTCGACGGCGGCTCGCAGTACACCTCGATCGGCGCCAGCCGCGCGACGATGGTCGGCATCCTGGTCGAGCCGACGCTGATCTTCGTCTTCTTCTCGGTCGCGTTCATCACCGGAACCGACCTCCCGTACGCGATGAACGCGCTGCTCAGCCACTCGGTCGCGGCGGTCGTGCGCCCGGCGCACCTGTTCGCGATGGCGGCCTTCTTCTTGATGCTCCTGGTCGACACGGGCCGCATCCCGATCGAAAGCTCGAGCGCGACGATCGAGTTCGGCATGATCGACGACGCGCGGCTGTTCGAGCACGCCGGCCCCGAGATGGGCCTGTTCAAGTGGGGCGCCTCGATGAAGCAGTTCGTGCTCTACACGATCTTCTGCAACGTGCTCTTCTTGCCGCCCGGCCTGGCCGCGACCGGCAGCGTGGGCGCCGTCGCGCTGGCGCTCGTCACCGTCTTCGGCAAGATGCTGATCGTCGGGGCGGTCGTCGTCGTCATCGACACGTCGTTCGCTAAGCTGCGCCTCTACAAGATCACCGAGTTCATCGCGACCGGCCTGCTGCTGGCGGTGCTGGCCGTCGTCACCTGGGCGGCGCGGGTGGGATGA
- the paoA gene encoding aldehyde dehydrogenase iron-sulfur subunit PaoA, producing MDMQTIDASNLPRTANVSFNVNGERAELVLDTRTTLLDALREHLRLTGTKKGCDHGQCGACTVLVNGVRINSCLSLAVMHADDEITTVEGLGTPAALHPMQAAFIAHDGFQCGYCTPGQICSAAAVLREIEADVPSHVTPDLTVRPSATDAELRERMSGNICRCGAYANILAAMRDVVEERV from the coding sequence ATGGATATGCAAACAATCGATGCGTCCAACCTACCCCGCACGGCGAACGTATCGTTCAACGTGAACGGCGAGCGCGCCGAGCTCGTGCTGGACACGCGCACGACGCTGCTCGACGCCCTGCGGGAACATCTGCGGTTGACGGGCACGAAGAAGGGCTGCGATCACGGCCAGTGCGGCGCGTGCACCGTGCTGGTCAACGGCGTGCGCATCAATTCGTGCCTGAGTCTCGCCGTCATGCACGCAGACGACGAGATCACCACCGTCGAGGGGCTCGGTACCCCGGCCGCCCTGCATCCGATGCAGGCCGCCTTCATCGCGCACGACGGCTTCCAGTGCGGATATTGCACGCCCGGCCAGATCTGCTCGGCGGCGGCGGTGCTGCGCGAGATCGAGGCCGACGTTCCGAGTCACGTGACGCCCGACCTCACGGTTCGGCCGTCCGCGACCGACGCCGAGCTGCGCGAGCGCATGAGCGGCAACATTTGCCGCTGCGGCGCGTATGCGAACATCCTCGCGGCGATGCGCGACGTCGTCGAGGAGCGCGTATGA
- a CDS encoding CPXCG motif-containing cysteine-rich protein — MPIENDAEYTCPSCGETNAVGVDPTQGRRQQFVEDCPVCCRPLVFTVVVDRDGDALIERVERE; from the coding sequence ATGCCGATCGAGAACGACGCCGAGTACACCTGTCCGAGCTGTGGCGAGACCAACGCGGTCGGGGTCGATCCGACGCAAGGACGGCGCCAGCAGTTCGTCGAGGATTGTCCCGTCTGTTGCCGTCCGCTGGTGTTCACCGTGGTCGTCGATCGCGACGGCGACGCGCTGATCGAGCGTGTCGAGCGCGAGTAG
- the paoC gene encoding aldehyde oxidoreductase molybdenum-binding subunit PaoC: MKFDTPATINPIDQMKVIGKPTDRIDGKLKTTGTAPYAYERHDVVANQAYGFIVGAAIGKGRIASMDLAAANAAPGVLAIVTTLDVPRLPRGRSNYASLFGGPEIQHYHQAIAIVVAETFEQARAAAHLVRVEYLEDAGRFDLAAGAPDAPLVDNVAEHVLAFQRVGDFASAFAAAPVTIDEVYTTPDQSHAMMEPHASIAAWDDGHLTVWTSNQMINWSHEDLAKILGIAADEVRLESPYIGGGFGAKLWVRADAVLAALGAKAAGRPVKVAFTRPFVMNNTTHRAATIQRIRIGADRDGTITAIAHASTSGNVPDGFPEGAVAPTRLLYAGANRLTEMRLATLDLPEGNSMRAPGDAPGHLALEIAMDETAEKLGIDPVDFRVRNDTQVDPAKPERRFSYRNLNGCLRLGAEKFGWSARNPKPAQVRDGRWLVGMGVAAGIRNSLLMKSGARVSVDKHGVVTVATDMTDIGTGSYTIIAQTAAETMGVDLDRVVVLLGDSNSPAAAGSGGQFGANNSTSGVYAACMKLRSLIAQKLGLDAEQAEFAGGSVHGAGRSVPLGTAAGDAGLWAEDSIEYGDLDERYQQSTFAAHFVEVGVDAATGEIRVRRMLAVCSAGRILNPKTARSQLIGAMTMGVGAALMEALAVDKRRGFFVNHDLAGYEVPVHADIPHQDVIFLDEVDPISSPMKAKGVGELGICGVGAAVANAVYNATGVRVRDYPITLDKFLDQLPDFDT; encoded by the coding sequence ATGAAGTTCGACACGCCGGCGACGATCAATCCGATCGACCAGATGAAGGTGATCGGGAAGCCGACCGACCGCATCGACGGCAAACTCAAGACCACCGGGACCGCGCCGTACGCCTACGAGCGGCACGACGTGGTCGCGAATCAAGCCTACGGATTCATCGTCGGCGCAGCCATCGGGAAGGGACGAATCGCCTCGATGGACCTCGCCGCGGCCAACGCGGCGCCGGGCGTCCTAGCCATCGTGACCACGCTGGACGTGCCCCGCCTGCCCCGCGGGCGTTCCAATTACGCCTCCCTGTTCGGCGGGCCAGAGATTCAGCACTATCATCAAGCCATCGCCATCGTCGTTGCCGAGACGTTCGAACAGGCGCGGGCCGCGGCGCACTTGGTGCGCGTCGAGTATCTCGAAGATGCCGGACGCTTCGATCTCGCCGCCGGGGCACCGGATGCGCCGCTGGTGGACAACGTCGCCGAGCACGTGCTGGCGTTTCAGCGCGTCGGCGACTTCGCGAGCGCCTTCGCGGCCGCGCCGGTCACGATCGACGAAGTCTACACGACACCGGATCAGAGCCACGCCATGATGGAGCCGCACGCCTCGATCGCGGCGTGGGACGACGGCCACCTCACGGTCTGGACGTCGAACCAGATGATCAACTGGAGCCACGAAGATCTGGCCAAGATCCTCGGCATCGCCGCCGACGAGGTGCGGCTGGAGTCGCCGTACATCGGCGGAGGCTTCGGCGCAAAGCTGTGGGTGCGAGCCGACGCCGTGTTAGCCGCGCTCGGGGCGAAAGCCGCCGGCAGGCCGGTGAAAGTCGCCTTCACCCGCCCCTTCGTCATGAACAATACCACCCATCGCGCGGCAACCATCCAGCGTATCCGGATCGGGGCCGACCGCGACGGAACGATCACGGCGATCGCTCACGCGAGCACCTCCGGCAATGTGCCCGACGGATTTCCCGAGGGCGCCGTCGCGCCGACACGACTGCTGTATGCCGGGGCGAACCGTCTCACCGAGATGCGCCTCGCGACCCTGGATCTGCCCGAGGGGAACTCGATGCGCGCGCCGGGCGATGCGCCGGGGCACTTGGCACTCGAGATCGCGATGGACGAGACGGCCGAGAAGCTCGGCATCGATCCGGTCGACTTCCGCGTCCGCAACGACACGCAGGTCGATCCGGCAAAACCGGAGCGCCGCTTCTCGTACCGGAATCTGAACGGGTGCCTGCGCCTGGGCGCGGAGAAGTTCGGCTGGAGCGCACGGAACCCGAAGCCGGCCCAGGTGCGCGACGGCCGGTGGCTGGTCGGAATGGGTGTCGCCGCCGGCATCCGCAACAGTCTGTTGATGAAATCCGGCGCGCGGGTGAGCGTCGACAAGCACGGTGTCGTGACCGTGGCGACCGACATGACCGACATCGGCACGGGCAGCTACACGATCATCGCACAGACCGCAGCGGAGACGATGGGGGTCGACTTGGACCGGGTGGTCGTGCTGCTGGGCGATTCCAACTCACCCGCCGCGGCCGGGTCCGGCGGGCAGTTCGGCGCCAACAACTCCACCTCAGGGGTGTACGCGGCTTGCATGAAGCTGCGATCGCTCATCGCGCAGAAGCTCGGACTCGACGCGGAGCAGGCCGAGTTCGCCGGCGGCAGCGTGCACGGCGCCGGCCGGAGCGTCCCGCTCGGAACCGCGGCCGGCGACGCAGGTCTGTGGGCCGAGGACAGCATCGAATACGGCGACCTCGACGAGCGCTACCAACAGTCGACGTTCGCCGCACACTTCGTCGAGGTGGGCGTCGACGCCGCGACCGGCGAGATCCGCGTTCGCCGCATGCTGGCGGTGTGCTCCGCCGGCCGCATTCTGAATCCGAAGACGGCCCGCAGCCAGCTCATCGGCGCGATGACGATGGGCGTGGGCGCCGCACTGATGGAGGCGCTGGCGGTCGACAAGCGGCGCGGCTTCTTCGTCAACCACGACCTGGCCGGCTACGAGGTGCCGGTCCATGCCGACATCCCGCACCAAGACGTGATCTTTCTCGACGAGGTCGACCCGATCTCGTCGCCGATGAAGGCGAAGGGCGTCGGCGAGCTCGGCATCTGCGGCGTGGGCGCCGCGGTCGCGAACGCCGTCTACAACGCGACCGGCGTCCGCGTGCGCGACTATCCGATCACGTTGGACAAATTCCTCGACCAGCTGCCGGATTTCGACACCTGA
- a CDS encoding epoxide hydrolase: protein MTQVLEQTGSGASAVRPFPQLHVPDADLADLRRRVTATRWPTRELVPDDTQGVQLATTQALAKYWGSDYDWRRCEAQLNAIPQFLTQIDGQDIHFIHVRSKHENALPLIVTHGWPGSYIEQLKIIAPLTDPTAHGASASDAFHVVIPSIPGYGFSPEPTTLGWDPTRIAKAWLVLMQRLGYDRFGAQGGDWGAAITQELALLDQVHLVGIHSNMPGTVPPSLYVGATTGAPPPAGLAGDELHAYQQLSDFYTKHLGYAVEMSNRPQTLYGLADSPIGLASWILDHDKDSYELIAPAFFGHPGGLTRDDILDNITMYWFTNTGVSSARLYWENKAGFFDVKGVTIPTGVSAFPHEIYTAPLSWSQQAFPKLVYYKKHEVGGHFAAWEQPQLFSEDVRATFRSLRS, encoded by the coding sequence ATGACTCAGGTCCTCGAACAGACGGGCAGCGGTGCGAGTGCCGTTCGACCGTTTCCGCAACTGCACGTTCCCGATGCGGACCTTGCCGACTTGCGCCGGCGCGTCACCGCGACGCGGTGGCCGACGCGCGAGTTGGTCCCGGACGACACCCAGGGCGTACAGCTGGCGACGACACAGGCGCTGGCAAAATACTGGGGGAGCGACTACGACTGGCGCCGATGCGAGGCGCAACTCAACGCGATTCCGCAGTTCCTGACCCAGATCGACGGGCAGGACATCCACTTCATCCACGTGCGGTCGAAGCACGAGAACGCCCTGCCGCTCATCGTCACGCACGGCTGGCCCGGCTCCTACATCGAGCAGCTGAAGATCATCGCGCCGCTGACCGATCCGACGGCGCACGGAGCGAGCGCATCGGATGCGTTTCACGTCGTGATTCCGTCGATCCCGGGCTACGGCTTCTCGCCCGAACCGACCACGCTCGGCTGGGACCCGACGCGCATCGCGAAGGCGTGGCTCGTGTTGATGCAACGGCTCGGCTACGACCGATTCGGGGCGCAGGGCGGCGACTGGGGTGCGGCCATCACGCAAGAGTTGGCGCTGCTCGATCAGGTGCACCTGGTGGGCATCCACTCGAACATGCCGGGCACGGTTCCGCCTTCTCTCTACGTCGGCGCGACCACCGGCGCGCCGCCGCCGGCCGGTCTCGCGGGCGATGAGCTCCACGCGTACCAGCAGCTGAGCGACTTCTACACCAAGCATCTGGGCTACGCGGTCGAAATGTCGAACCGGCCGCAGACGCTCTACGGCCTGGCCGATTCACCGATCGGGCTGGCGTCCTGGATCCTCGATCACGACAAGGACAGCTACGAGCTCATCGCGCCGGCGTTCTTCGGGCACCCCGGCGGCCTGACGCGCGACGACATCCTCGACAACATCACGATGTACTGGTTCACCAATACCGGTGTATCGTCGGCACGCCTTTACTGGGAGAACAAGGCCGGCTTCTTCGACGTCAAAGGCGTCACCATTCCGACCGGCGTGAGTGCGTTTCCGCACGAGATCTATACCGCGCCGCTGAGCTGGTCGCAGCAAGCTTTTCCCAAGCTCGTCTACTACAAGAAGCACGAGGTGGGCGGCCACTTCGCCGCCTGGGAACAGCCGCAACTCTTCAGTGAAGACGTTCGCGCGACGTTCCGATCGCTGCGATCCTGA
- a CDS encoding diguanylate cyclase → MYQAVLAALVLAVVAPLRPAADTDVDLWTRADAIADDGGRLTLAEVRAPDAPWRSAPTLVDRHTATRAHPAITWFRLRIRPREPGAYDLLVSWHTLDAELFVPRADGGVETVHTGGDVPTADKPFPHAQNLIPLPRDALDGRPIYLRVRSSFAHASVFRLMSERAWFGWLVEGAGTRGLQLLSAGFVAAFGVLNVLLALRLRRSTYAYYAAAVVAAALHVLVLSGDAWRWLWPGVGIDYDLADNTTYALAIGSAVVFGRAFLRTRSTFPRTDALILALLGLFVLTNVLLVVAPELLIGAGVWDWAEIVTTALVLAPLALCGIVAASRGDREAVLYALAVVGVMLGNVIGGAGINLLVQYTALLHVAPTLGFAWEALLLSIALAERLRTFEHDAFFDPLTRLTNRRGLERAMAEERAHAQRTHAPYSVLVLDVDKFKSYNDRYGHLAGDQALSAVATAFGGALRAVDCAARFGGEEFVALLPGTDIEGAVALGERVRRAVRAKAIPHADGVDGVLTVSIGAACALGDEPGEALLERADAALYAAKHGGRDRVEPAAPALA, encoded by the coding sequence GTGTACCAGGCGGTTCTGGCGGCGCTAGTGCTAGCCGTGGTCGCTCCGCTGCGACCCGCCGCCGATACGGACGTCGATCTCTGGACGCGCGCCGATGCGATCGCGGACGACGGCGGCCGCCTCACGCTCGCCGAGGTGCGCGCGCCCGACGCGCCGTGGCGTTCGGCTCCCACGCTCGTCGACCGCCACACGGCGACGCGAGCGCATCCCGCGATCACCTGGTTTCGGCTGCGCATCCGACCGCGCGAGCCCGGCGCCTACGATCTGCTCGTCTCCTGGCACACGCTCGACGCCGAGCTGTTCGTCCCGCGCGCCGACGGCGGCGTGGAGACCGTGCACACCGGCGGCGACGTCCCGACGGCCGACAAGCCGTTCCCGCACGCCCAAAATTTGATCCCGCTGCCGCGCGACGCGCTCGACGGCCGGCCGATCTATCTGCGCGTCCGCTCGTCCTTCGCGCACGCCTCCGTCTTCCGCCTGATGAGCGAGCGCGCGTGGTTCGGCTGGCTGGTCGAAGGCGCGGGGACGCGCGGACTGCAGCTCCTCTCCGCCGGGTTCGTCGCCGCCTTCGGCGTGCTCAACGTCCTGCTGGCGCTGCGCCTGCGACGGTCGACGTACGCCTACTACGCCGCCGCCGTCGTCGCGGCGGCGCTCCACGTGCTCGTGCTCAGCGGCGACGCGTGGCGCTGGCTGTGGCCCGGTGTCGGGATCGACTACGATCTGGCCGACAACACGACCTACGCGCTCGCGATCGGCTCCGCCGTCGTCTTCGGCCGCGCGTTCCTGCGCACGCGCTCGACGTTCCCGCGCACCGACGCGCTGATCCTCGCGCTGCTCGGGCTCTTCGTGCTCACGAACGTGCTGCTCGTCGTCGCCCCGGAGCTGCTGATCGGCGCAGGCGTCTGGGATTGGGCGGAGATCGTCACCACCGCGCTCGTTCTCGCGCCGCTCGCGCTGTGCGGGATCGTCGCCGCGTCGCGCGGCGACCGTGAAGCGGTGCTCTACGCGTTGGCGGTCGTCGGCGTGATGCTGGGCAACGTGATCGGGGGCGCGGGCATCAACCTGCTGGTGCAGTACACGGCGCTGCTGCACGTCGCGCCGACGCTCGGCTTCGCCTGGGAGGCGCTGCTCCTCTCGATCGCGCTGGCGGAGCGCCTGCGCACCTTCGAGCACGACGCGTTCTTCGATCCCTTGACCCGGCTGACGAACCGCCGCGGCCTGGAGCGTGCGATGGCCGAGGAACGCGCGCACGCGCAGCGCACGCACGCTCCGTATTCCGTGCTGGTCCTCGACGTCGACAAGTTCAAGAGCTACAACGACCGCTACGGACACCTCGCCGGCGACCAAGCGCTGAGCGCGGTGGCAACCGCGTTCGGCGGAGCGCTGCGTGCGGTCGATTGCGCCGCGCGCTTCGGCGGCGAAGAGTTCGTCGCGCTCTTGCCGGGGACCGACATCGAGGGCGCCGTGGCACTCGGCGAACGCGTCCGCCGTGCGGTTCGGGCGAAGGCGATCCCGCACGCCGACGGGGTGGACGGCGTGCTGACGGTCAGCATCGGCGCCGCCTGCGCGCTGGGTGACGAGCCCGGTGAAGCGCTGCTCGAACGCGCCGACGCGGCGCTGTACGCCGCCAAGCACGGCGGCCGCGACCGCGTCGAACCCGCTGCCCCGGCGCTCGCGTAA
- a CDS encoding FAD binding domain-containing protein gives MKPFTYERAATPAAAAATAAGTPNAKFIAGGTNLLDLMKLQVETPAHLIDLTRLDLDRIDDTPDGGIRVGALVTNTALAANGRVRREYGVLSRAIVAGASGQLRNKATTGGNLLQRTRCPYFRYQSAVQQAPARHGLRGDRRREPPAGRHRRQRRLHRHAPE, from the coding sequence ATGAAACCCTTCACCTACGAGCGTGCCGCGACGCCGGCCGCGGCTGCCGCGACCGCCGCGGGCACGCCGAACGCGAAGTTCATCGCGGGCGGCACGAACTTGCTCGATCTCATGAAGCTGCAAGTCGAAACGCCGGCCCACCTCATCGACCTGACTCGGCTCGATCTCGACCGCATCGACGACACGCCCGACGGCGGTATACGGGTCGGCGCGCTGGTCACGAACACGGCCCTGGCCGCGAACGGGCGCGTGCGGCGGGAGTACGGGGTCCTCTCGCGCGCGATCGTCGCCGGCGCGAGCGGGCAGCTGCGGAACAAGGCGACGACGGGCGGGAACCTGCTGCAACGCACGCGTTGCCCCTACTTCCGATACCAATCAGCCGTGCAACAAGCGCCGGCCCGGCACGGGCTGCGCGGCGATCGGCGGCGTGAGCCGCCAGCTGGCCGTCATCGGCGGCAGCGACGCCTGCATCGCCACGCACCCGAGTGA